The Pedobacter africanus genome has a window encoding:
- a CDS encoding glycosyltransferase, with product MELTFLERLERVAHIGDFGIVLLSILLFCFLVQLYFSLFVHLKLAVVQVSDLPQSARKPLSVVICARNEAENLKQYLPVVLEQNYPDYEVVVVNDRSWDGTHELLETMAKQYKRLKVVTVTEGTKFIAGKKFAVTMGIKAASYDWLVFTDADCVPASPNWLLGMQQPDEQQTEIVLGYSPYLKKRGLLNALIRFETFFTAINYLSFALKGMPYMGVGRNMAYKKSLFFNNKGFAAHMHIPSGDDDLFVNAHAHNGNTTIMIHKDTYVWTEPNSSLKAYLRQKKRHFGAGKLYKPKHKFILSLQIVVQFLFYVLLIAGLCFKTTLYPALTILVLSILIRCFVYPRLLKRLNYGDLSWWFPILDLLLFIFLVFNSILSIFVKKVQWK from the coding sequence GTGGAATTAACCTTTTTAGAGCGTTTGGAGCGCGTAGCGCATATCGGAGATTTTGGGATTGTCCTGCTCAGCATTTTACTTTTTTGTTTCCTGGTGCAGCTATATTTTAGCCTGTTTGTACATCTTAAACTGGCAGTTGTACAGGTAAGTGATCTCCCGCAATCGGCCAGAAAGCCCCTGAGTGTGGTCATATGTGCACGCAATGAAGCGGAAAATCTTAAACAATACCTTCCTGTTGTACTGGAACAGAACTACCCTGATTACGAAGTTGTAGTGGTGAACGACCGCTCCTGGGACGGGACTCATGAATTGCTGGAAACCATGGCAAAGCAGTATAAAAGGCTTAAGGTAGTTACCGTGACGGAGGGTACCAAGTTCATTGCGGGTAAAAAATTTGCGGTAACCATGGGGATAAAAGCGGCATCGTACGACTGGCTGGTATTTACGGATGCAGACTGTGTGCCGGCCTCGCCGAACTGGTTATTGGGTATGCAGCAGCCTGATGAACAGCAGACCGAGATTGTGCTGGGTTATTCGCCTTATTTGAAAAAAAGAGGTTTGTTGAATGCTTTGATCCGTTTTGAGACTTTTTTTACAGCAATTAATTACCTGTCTTTTGCTTTAAAAGGTATGCCATATATGGGTGTGGGCAGGAATATGGCCTACAAAAAATCGCTTTTCTTCAATAATAAAGGCTTTGCCGCGCATATGCACATCCCTTCTGGCGATGATGATCTTTTTGTAAATGCACATGCCCATAATGGCAATACAACCATAATGATCCATAAAGATACTTATGTATGGACTGAGCCGAATAGCAGCTTGAAGGCTTATTTGCGGCAGAAAAAACGTCATTTCGGTGCCGGGAAATTGTATAAGCCTAAGCATAAGTTTATTTTATCGCTGCAGATTGTGGTGCAATTCCTTTTTTATGTGCTGCTGATTGCCGGATTGTGTTTTAAAACCACCTTGTATCCAGCTTTGACCATCCTGGTATTGAGCATTTTGATCAGGTGTTTTGTTTATCCAAGGTTGCTGAAAAGGCTCAATTACGGTGATTTGAGCTGGTGGTTCCCAATTTTGGACTTGCTATTGTTCATTTTTTTAGTCTTTAATAGCATTCTGTCTATATTTGTTAAAAAAGTACAGTGGAAATAA
- the rsmG gene encoding 16S rRNA (guanine(527)-N(7))-methyltransferase RsmG, which translates to MEIKSTLIQKYFKGLTEQQIARFDQLYSLYSFWNAQINVISRKDIDELYERHILHSLGIAKFCTFKPGEKVLDVGTGGGFPGIPLAILFPDTQFHLVDSIGKKIKVVTEVAAALGLENVKASHLRAEQVTDKYDFVVSRAVTRLIDFYPWIKGKFNKESKNAVPNGILYLKGGDLAEEIAESRLKAELYPLSAYFKEEFFETKYVVYIPQ; encoded by the coding sequence GTGGAAATAAAATCAACGTTAATACAGAAATACTTCAAGGGGCTTACGGAGCAGCAGATTGCCCGGTTTGACCAGCTGTATAGTTTATACAGTTTTTGGAATGCGCAGATCAATGTGATTTCCAGGAAAGATATTGATGAGCTTTATGAACGCCATATTTTGCATTCACTGGGAATTGCTAAATTCTGTACGTTTAAGCCGGGCGAAAAGGTATTGGATGTAGGTACCGGGGGTGGGTTTCCTGGAATTCCACTGGCTATTTTGTTCCCGGATACGCAGTTTCACCTGGTCGATTCTATAGGGAAAAAGATTAAGGTAGTTACAGAAGTGGCTGCTGCTTTAGGTTTGGAAAATGTTAAAGCCAGTCATTTGAGGGCAGAGCAGGTTACGGATAAATATGACTTTGTGGTTTCCAGGGCAGTTACACGCTTGATTGATTTTTATCCCTGGATAAAAGGAAAGTTCAATAAGGAATCTAAAAATGCAGTTCCCAACGGAATTCTTTATCTGAAGGGTGGAGACCTGGCCGAAGAGATTGCTGAATCACGCCTAAAAGCGGAACTATATCCGCTTTCAGCTTATTTTAAAGAAGAGTTTTTTGAAACCAAATACGTGGTTTACATTCCGCAGTAA
- a CDS encoding M56 family metallopeptidase → MMNTLYYLLEANIYLAVFYGFYRLFLYRETFYTLNRYYLIATTALAFALPLLQLGYLYNLIGRNAAEQASTEITKIAIQPYPDLNLMVYSYIAIAAVFLIRFLINLSHIILRAFQNPRTRKDNVVYIELPGSETAFSFFKYLFINPQAADKSTIIRHELVHIHQKHSADIVFFEIIRILGWFNPVTYFLKKDIKLLHEYIADEVTTGTVQKHEYAMFLIQNSFGVVPNQLTNQIFNQSILKMRINMLNKKRSAGRARLRLLLALPLAAGMLCASTMAFTKDYTTVDLYPEKYKSVSSANQDTLKKVAPPSPPAPPKPKKRKSETVEVKTVKFSPPKVVRNKEGKVVERKIKFPPPIVKADKKNENEPPPPPPVEVIKIQEIKKN, encoded by the coding sequence ATGATGAATACCTTATATTATTTACTGGAAGCCAATATATATTTAGCGGTATTCTACGGTTTTTACAGGCTGTTTTTATACAGGGAAACCTTTTATACGCTAAACAGGTATTACCTGATTGCCACAACAGCCCTTGCTTTTGCCCTTCCCCTGCTCCAGCTCGGCTATCTGTACAATTTAATTGGCCGGAATGCTGCAGAACAGGCCAGTACTGAAATTACAAAAATAGCTATACAACCCTACCCCGATCTTAATTTAATGGTGTACAGCTATATAGCTATCGCTGCTGTATTTCTGATCAGGTTCCTGATCAACCTCAGCCACATCATTCTGCGGGCATTTCAAAATCCAAGAACCAGGAAAGACAATGTCGTGTATATAGAATTGCCCGGTTCAGAAACAGCATTTTCATTTTTTAAATACCTGTTTATCAACCCTCAGGCGGCAGATAAAAGCACCATTATCAGACATGAACTGGTACACATTCACCAGAAGCACAGTGCCGATATCGTATTCTTTGAAATCATCCGGATCCTGGGCTGGTTTAACCCTGTTACCTATTTCCTAAAGAAAGACATCAAACTTTTACACGAATACATTGCCGATGAAGTCACAACCGGTACAGTTCAGAAGCATGAATACGCAATGTTCCTGATCCAGAATTCATTTGGAGTTGTGCCAAACCAGCTCACTAATCAAATATTCAATCAATCTATATTAAAAATGAGAATTAACATGTTAAACAAAAAAAGATCAGCAGGACGGGCAAGGCTCAGACTTCTGCTGGCACTGCCGCTTGCAGCTGGAATGCTCTGTGCATCTACCATGGCTTTTACCAAAGATTACACTACGGTAGACCTGTACCCCGAGAAGTACAAATCAGTAAGCTCAGCCAATCAGGATACCTTGAAAAAGGTAGCACCCCCTTCTCCACCTGCACCACCTAAACCTAAAAAAAGGAAATCCGAGACTGTAGAAGTGAAAACGGTCAAATTTTCCCCTCCAAAAGTGGTTCGGAATAAAGAAGGAAAAGTAGTGGAAAGAAAGATAAAATTCCCTCCGCCAATAGTTAAAGCAGATAAAAAGAATGAAAATGAACCACCTCCACCGCCACCTGTTGAGGTAATAAAAATTCAGGAAATAAAGAAAAATTAA
- a CDS encoding BlaI/MecI/CopY family transcriptional regulator, whose translation MRELTKAEEQVMLILWEIKEGLVKDVIDKMSPPKPAYNTVSTVIRVLEGKGFIDHKAIGNTHIYFPLISEDQYKHFAFDKVMNNYFENSYQSLVSFLVKEKNMDMNELDELIQLAEKLKNKK comes from the coding sequence ATGAGAGAACTTACAAAAGCAGAGGAGCAGGTAATGCTGATTTTATGGGAGATAAAAGAAGGTTTGGTAAAAGATGTGATTGATAAAATGTCGCCGCCAAAACCAGCTTACAATACCGTATCTACCGTTATCCGGGTATTGGAAGGTAAGGGTTTTATAGACCACAAAGCCATCGGGAATACGCATATCTACTTCCCTCTGATCAGTGAGGACCAGTATAAGCATTTTGCGTTCGACAAAGTGATGAACAATTATTTCGAAAATTCTTATCAAAGCCTGGTATCCTTCCTGGTAAAAGAAAAAAATATGGACATGAACGAGTTGGATGAGTTGATCCAGCTGGCAGAAAAACTTAAAAACAAAAAATGA
- the dprA gene encoding DNA-processing protein DprA, translating to MSLIYNIALTLVKGVGDVIAKKLLDHFGTSEALFKASKRELMEIQGIGEVTAAEILNHKAALEAAEKQLAFIKKHKIQVFFYTDDNYPRRLKNCNDAPVVLYYKGTADLNHPRIISIVGTRRATEYGRKLCRELAETLAPYNVIIVSGMAYGIDVASHKESLALNIPTIGVMAHGLDRIYPPLHQPIAQKMVLNGGLLTEFLPGTVPDKENFPKRNRIIAGIADATIVVEATARGGALITADIANSYNRDVYAYPGRTSDQYSEGCNFLIKTNRAALIAHAKDLIYYLGWEEELPEKIGAQLQMAIDLSAEEHKIVGLLKEATLAVDEISTRSGLSQSRLAMQLLSLEMKGIVVSLPGKMYKLN from the coding sequence ATGAGTTTAATTTATAACATAGCTCTTACTCTTGTCAAGGGTGTAGGAGACGTCATTGCAAAGAAATTACTGGATCATTTTGGTACTTCAGAGGCCCTTTTTAAGGCAAGCAAGCGTGAACTGATGGAAATCCAGGGAATAGGAGAAGTCACTGCTGCTGAGATCTTAAATCATAAAGCTGCGCTGGAGGCAGCAGAAAAGCAGCTTGCTTTTATAAAGAAACACAAGATACAGGTGTTTTTTTATACGGATGACAATTACCCCAGGCGATTAAAAAACTGTAATGATGCACCGGTGGTATTGTATTATAAGGGTACTGCCGATTTAAACCATCCCCGGATCATCAGCATTGTTGGTACCAGGAGGGCTACAGAATACGGCAGGAAACTGTGCAGGGAACTGGCAGAAACCCTGGCCCCATACAATGTAATTATAGTAAGCGGAATGGCCTATGGCATAGATGTGGCATCGCATAAAGAAAGCCTGGCATTAAATATTCCTACGATTGGGGTTATGGCACATGGTTTGGACAGGATTTATCCGCCCTTACATCAGCCTATCGCCCAGAAAATGGTATTGAACGGGGGCCTTCTGACCGAATTTTTACCGGGCACTGTTCCCGATAAAGAGAATTTTCCGAAACGGAACCGGATTATTGCGGGTATAGCAGATGCTACCATTGTGGTGGAAGCGACAGCCAGGGGCGGGGCGCTGATCACTGCTGATATTGCAAATTCATATAACAGGGATGTATACGCTTATCCGGGCCGGACAAGCGACCAGTACTCCGAAGGTTGTAATTTTCTGATCAAGACCAATAGGGCGGCTTTGATTGCGCATGCCAAAGATCTGATTTATTACCTGGGATGGGAGGAGGAATTGCCCGAAAAGATAGGTGCACAACTGCAAATGGCCATCGACCTTTCTGCAGAGGAGCACAAAATTGTGGGGCTTTTAAAGGAGGCCACCCTGGCGGTAGATGAGATCAGTACCCGGTCTGGCCTAAGTCAAAGCAGGCTGGCCATGCAATTACTGAGCCTGGAAATGAAAGGGATTGTAGTTTCTTTACCGGGTAAAATGTACAAACTGAATTAG
- a CDS encoding pyridoxal-phosphate dependent enzyme: MWYNNILETIGNTPLVKLNNITKDIPATVLAKIETTNPGNSIKDRMAVKMIEDAERSGKLKPGGTIIEGTSGNTGMGLAMAAIIKGYKCIFTTTDKQSKEKVDALRAFGAEVIVCPTNVEPEDPRSYYSVSSRLEREVPNSWKPNQYDNLSNSQAHYEQTGPEIWEQTEGKITHLVVGVGTGGTISGTGKYLKEKNPDIKVWGIDTYGSVFKKYKETGILDKNEIYPYITEGIGEDFLPRNVDFDIIDLFEKVTDKDAALMTRDIARKEGIFAGNSAGSAIAGLLQLKDKLKAGDVVVVIFHDHGSRYMGKMYNEDWLRERGFLKDEKLTARSILQKKENTEIITIDCEKTIIEAINNMNTLNISQIPVTQKGMVVGKLAEGDILKALLENPSLKSAPVEQIMTAGFPFVDMNTSIDRISSLINKENSAVLVEDEEGKIEIITQYDIINAISG; encoded by the coding sequence ATGTGGTACAACAACATTTTGGAAACGATCGGCAATACGCCATTGGTAAAATTGAATAACATTACAAAGGATATTCCGGCTACTGTGCTGGCCAAGATTGAAACAACCAATCCCGGAAATTCAATTAAAGACCGCATGGCGGTGAAGATGATTGAAGATGCGGAACGGAGTGGTAAACTGAAACCGGGCGGGACAATTATTGAAGGTACCTCCGGTAATACCGGTATGGGACTGGCGATGGCCGCCATTATAAAAGGTTATAAGTGTATTTTTACCACTACCGACAAACAATCGAAAGAAAAGGTAGATGCACTGCGTGCTTTCGGGGCCGAGGTGATCGTTTGCCCAACCAATGTGGAGCCGGAAGATCCCCGTTCTTATTATTCGGTGTCATCACGCCTGGAGCGAGAGGTGCCGAATTCATGGAAACCTAACCAATACGATAACTTATCTAACAGCCAGGCCCATTACGAGCAGACCGGTCCGGAGATCTGGGAACAGACTGAAGGTAAAATAACGCATTTGGTAGTAGGTGTGGGTACAGGCGGAACCATTTCCGGTACAGGAAAATACCTGAAAGAGAAAAATCCGGATATTAAAGTTTGGGGCATAGACACTTATGGTTCAGTATTTAAGAAATATAAAGAAACGGGGATCCTGGATAAAAATGAGATCTATCCTTACATTACTGAAGGGATAGGTGAGGACTTTTTGCCCAGGAACGTTGATTTTGACATTATAGATCTGTTTGAGAAGGTAACAGATAAGGATGCAGCCCTGATGACCCGGGATATTGCCCGTAAAGAGGGGATATTTGCAGGGAATTCTGCCGGATCTGCAATTGCAGGCCTGCTGCAGCTGAAGGATAAACTGAAAGCTGGAGATGTTGTAGTGGTGATTTTTCATGACCACGGCAGCCGCTATATGGGTAAAATGTACAACGAAGACTGGTTGCGCGAGCGCGGATTTCTTAAGGATGAAAAGCTTACGGCCCGTTCTATCCTGCAGAAAAAAGAAAATACAGAGATCATTACCATAGATTGCGAAAAGACCATTATTGAGGCCATCAATAATATGAATACACTCAATATTTCTCAGATCCCTGTTACCCAGAAAGGTATGGTTGTGGGTAAACTGGCAGAGGGCGATATCCTGAAGGCATTACTGGAAAACCCTTCGCTGAAGTCGGCCCCTGTGGAACAGATTATGACGGCTGGTTTTCCTTTTGTGGACATGAATACCTCCATAGACCGGATTTCTTCATTGATCAATAAAGAAAACAGTGCCGTATTGGTGGAGGATGAGGAGGGGAAAATTGAGATCATTACCCAGTATGATATCATTAATGCCATTTCAGGTTAA
- the murA gene encoding UDP-N-acetylglucosamine 1-carboxyvinyltransferase produces the protein MNAFEIIGGKKLKGEIQPQGAKNEALQIISAVLLTDQKITISNIPDIKDVNKLIELLGDMGVTIERLNKDTYTFEAKNINLDFFQSDVFKTKGGGLRGSIMIVGPLLGRFGKAAIPKPGGDKIGRRRLDTHFIGFEKLGAKFVYDTKKEFFNVDATNLKGAYILLDEASVTGTANIVMAAVLAKGTTTIYNAACEPYLQQLCKMLNRMGAKISGVGSNLLTIEGVKKLGGTAHRMLPDMIEIGSFIGLAAMTESEITIKNVCYSELGVIPDVFKKLGIKFELKGDDIYIPSQKHYVIESFIDGSMLTIADSPWPGFTPDLLSIVLVVATQARGNVLIHQKMFESRLFFVDKLIDMGAQIILCDPHRASVNGIDKKYKLRGISMTSPDIRAGVSLLIAALSAEGKSTIFNIEQIERGYQDIDTRLRALGAQIKRVEASAPTH, from the coding sequence ATGAACGCATTTGAAATAATTGGTGGAAAGAAATTAAAAGGTGAAATTCAGCCTCAGGGAGCAAAGAATGAAGCTTTACAAATCATATCTGCTGTTTTATTGACCGACCAGAAGATCACCATCAGTAATATACCGGATATAAAAGATGTAAACAAACTGATTGAATTGCTTGGAGATATGGGCGTAACCATCGAACGCCTGAATAAAGACACTTATACTTTCGAAGCCAAAAACATTAACCTTGATTTCTTTCAGTCGGATGTTTTTAAAACCAAAGGCGGTGGCTTAAGAGGCTCCATCATGATTGTCGGACCGCTATTAGGCCGCTTTGGAAAAGCTGCAATTCCTAAACCAGGAGGTGATAAAATTGGCCGCAGAAGGCTTGACACACACTTCATAGGTTTTGAAAAACTGGGTGCAAAATTTGTATATGATACCAAAAAGGAGTTCTTTAACGTAGATGCGACCAATTTAAAAGGAGCTTACATCCTGCTGGATGAAGCCTCTGTGACAGGAACGGCCAATATTGTGATGGCAGCTGTACTGGCTAAAGGTACCACCACCATTTATAATGCAGCCTGCGAACCCTACCTGCAACAGCTTTGCAAAATGCTGAACCGTATGGGTGCAAAAATCTCGGGTGTGGGTTCCAACCTGTTGACCATCGAAGGCGTTAAAAAATTAGGTGGCACAGCACATAGAATGCTTCCTGATATGATAGAAATCGGTTCTTTCATTGGCCTTGCTGCTATGACAGAATCTGAAATCACCATCAAAAACGTATGCTATTCAGAGTTGGGTGTAATACCTGATGTATTTAAAAAACTGGGCATCAAATTCGAATTAAAAGGAGATGATATTTATATTCCTTCGCAAAAACACTATGTAATTGAATCATTTATCGACGGCTCTATGCTCACCATTGCCGACTCTCCATGGCCTGGCTTTACCCCAGACTTGCTGAGTATCGTATTGGTAGTAGCTACACAGGCCCGCGGAAATGTGCTGATCCACCAGAAAATGTTCGAAAGCAGGTTGTTCTTTGTGGATAAACTGATCGATATGGGCGCGCAGATCATCCTTTGCGATCCGCACAGGGCCTCAGTAAATGGTATCGACAAAAAGTACAAGCTAAGGGGCATCAGTATGACCTCTCCTGACATCCGCGCCGGGGTTTCCCTGCTGATTGCAGCCCTGTCTGCAGAAGGTAAATCAACCATCTTCAATATCGAGCAGATTGAACGCGGCTACCAGGACATCGACACACGACTGCGCGCATTAGGTGCCCAGATCAAACGTGTAGAAGCATCAGCACCAACGCATTAA
- a CDS encoding DUF4290 domain-containing protein produces the protein MNFEYNTTRSELILAEYGRNVQNMVKYIIELPDLEERNKYAQAVIDLMGFLNPHLRDVADFKHKLWDHLHIISGYKIDVDSPYPKPTPEAALVKPQHIGYPQQKITYKHYGKTVEMMIERAKEVEEPERRAALVQGIANFMKMAYVTWNKDSVADETILKNLRELSGGQLQLDENINLNKVEFKPAAPARPSNNNNRNRNNGKNRQNNNRQQRNNNTKQRH, from the coding sequence ATGAATTTCGAATACAACACCACAAGAAGCGAGTTGATATTAGCCGAATATGGCCGTAATGTACAAAATATGGTAAAGTACATTATCGAACTCCCAGATCTTGAAGAACGTAATAAATATGCCCAGGCGGTAATTGACCTGATGGGTTTTTTAAATCCACATTTACGTGATGTGGCTGATTTTAAACATAAACTGTGGGATCATTTACACATCATTTCAGGTTATAAAATAGATGTGGACAGTCCCTATCCAAAGCCTACCCCTGAAGCAGCACTGGTTAAACCGCAGCATATTGGTTATCCTCAGCAAAAAATTACCTATAAACATTATGGTAAAACCGTTGAAATGATGATTGAACGGGCTAAGGAAGTGGAAGAACCTGAACGCAGGGCCGCCCTGGTACAAGGCATAGCCAATTTCATGAAAATGGCCTACGTTACCTGGAATAAAGACAGTGTTGCTGATGAAACCATATTAAAGAACCTTCGCGAATTATCAGGCGGACAACTGCAGCTGGATGAAAACATCAACTTAAACAAGGTTGAATTTAAGCCTGCAGCTCCTGCAAGACCATCCAACAACAACAATCGCAACAGGAACAACGGCAAAAACAGACAAAACAACAACCGTCAGCAGCGCAACAACAACACCAAACAACGCCACTAG
- a CDS encoding ATP-dependent helicase: MDYLAGLNPQQRAAVENTQGPAMIVAGAGSGKTRVITYRVAHLIEKGVDAFNILVLTFTNKASKDMRERIMKVVGSEAKNIWMGTFHSVFAKILRVEAEKIGYPSNFTIYDTDDSKSLIRTILREMQLDDKLYNANFVYNRISSAKNNLVSHTEYMQNPEIQAEDVSNKRPLIGVIYETYTKRCFKAGAMDFDDLLFKTNVLLKTHPDVLNKYQQKFKYLMVDEYQDTNFSQYTIVKKLAAAYQNICVVGDDAQSIYAFRGANIQNILNFERDYPDLQVYKLEQNYRSTQNIVEVANSIIANNKNQLEKNVFSDNEAGDRIKVQRAFTDNEEGKMVAEAIVQERSTKGYTYHDFAILYRTNAQSRAMEEALRKLNIPYKIYGGLSFYQRKEVKDLIAYFRLTFNPADEEAIKRVINYPRRGLGDTTVEKIMVAADQHNITMWQVICNAQQYIPGRTANQLNDFAVMIQSFAVEAKKLDAYETALYIAQHSGILKELHADQSEEGRGRHENIQELLNGIKEFGEREDIEDRGLAVFMQDIALLTNDDKADDKNADTVSLMTIHSSKGLEFKNVFVVGLEENLFPSQMSLNSRSDLEEERRLFYVAVTRAEKKLTLTYSTSRYRWGTLTNCEPSRFIDEINARFLEIEVVKPAKSSLGDNSFDTERRSWTQQRDTFSKPKPASGGTGTVSAPAQRPKTTAMLPKAHVPTPGFTPDAANAFQNGMDVEHEKFGFGKIISLEGTLPDVKATVFFQGLGNKQLLLKFAKLRIVK; the protein is encoded by the coding sequence TTGGATTATTTAGCAGGTTTAAACCCCCAACAACGCGCAGCAGTAGAAAACACGCAAGGCCCGGCAATGATTGTCGCCGGTGCAGGCTCTGGAAAAACAAGGGTGATCACTTACCGGGTGGCACACCTGATTGAAAAAGGGGTAGATGCGTTTAACATACTGGTACTTACCTTTACCAATAAGGCCTCCAAAGATATGCGCGAGCGGATCATGAAAGTGGTGGGCAGCGAGGCTAAAAACATATGGATGGGCACCTTTCACTCTGTATTCGCCAAAATACTACGTGTAGAAGCAGAAAAAATTGGTTACCCTTCCAATTTCACCATCTATGATACGGATGACAGCAAAAGCCTGATCCGGACCATACTCCGCGAAATGCAGCTGGATGACAAGCTGTACAATGCAAATTTTGTGTACAACAGGATCTCATCAGCCAAAAACAACCTGGTTTCCCATACAGAATATATGCAAAACCCGGAAATACAGGCAGAGGATGTGAGCAATAAACGTCCTTTAATAGGGGTAATTTATGAAACCTATACCAAGCGCTGTTTTAAGGCCGGGGCAATGGATTTTGATGATTTACTCTTCAAAACCAACGTTTTGCTCAAAACACACCCCGATGTGCTGAACAAATACCAGCAGAAATTCAAATACCTGATGGTAGACGAGTACCAGGATACCAACTTTTCGCAATATACCATCGTCAAAAAACTGGCTGCAGCTTACCAGAACATCTGTGTGGTGGGCGATGATGCCCAGAGTATCTATGCTTTCAGGGGTGCAAACATCCAGAACATTCTGAATTTTGAACGCGATTACCCCGACCTGCAGGTTTATAAACTGGAACAGAACTACCGGTCTACCCAGAATATTGTTGAAGTAGCCAACAGCATCATTGCCAACAATAAAAACCAGCTGGAAAAAAACGTGTTCTCTGACAACGAGGCGGGCGACAGGATTAAGGTACAGCGTGCATTTACCGACAACGAGGAAGGTAAAATGGTGGCTGAAGCTATTGTACAGGAACGCAGCACGAAAGGTTATACCTACCATGATTTTGCCATACTGTACCGTACCAATGCCCAGTCGAGGGCCATGGAGGAAGCCTTAAGAAAATTAAACATACCTTATAAGATATATGGCGGACTTTCCTTCTACCAGCGTAAAGAGGTAAAAGACCTGATCGCTTATTTCAGGCTAACCTTTAATCCGGCTGATGAAGAAGCGATCAAAAGGGTAATCAACTACCCCCGCAGGGGCCTTGGTGATACCACCGTAGAAAAAATCATGGTTGCAGCCGATCAGCACAACATCACCATGTGGCAGGTCATCTGTAACGCACAGCAATATATACCGGGCAGAACTGCCAATCAGCTGAATGATTTTGCGGTAATGATCCAAAGCTTTGCTGTAGAAGCGAAGAAACTGGATGCCTACGAAACCGCCTTATACATTGCCCAGCACTCCGGAATATTAAAGGAGCTGCATGCAGATCAGTCTGAAGAAGGTCGCGGTCGCCATGAAAACATACAGGAATTGTTAAACGGCATCAAGGAGTTTGGTGAGCGCGAAGACATTGAAGACCGGGGCCTGGCCGTTTTTATGCAGGACATTGCTTTGCTGACCAATGACGATAAAGCTGATGACAAAAATGCGGATACAGTTTCATTAATGACCATCCACTCTTCTAAGGGGTTGGAGTTTAAGAACGTATTTGTAGTTGGACTGGAAGAGAACCTCTTTCCTTCACAAATGTCGCTCAATTCGCGGTCTGACCTGGAAGAGGAGCGCAGGTTGTTCTATGTTGCCGTAACCCGTGCCGAGAAAAAGCTGACCCTTACTTATTCCACTTCTCGTTACCGCTGGGGAACGCTGACCAATTGCGAGCCCAGCCGCTTTATCGACGAGATCAATGCCCGCTTCCTGGAAATAGAAGTTGTAAAACCTGCCAAAAGCAGCTTGGGCGACAACAGCTTTGATACCGAAAGGCGCAGCTGGACGCAGCAACGTGATACTTTCAGCAAGCCAAAACCAGCCTCGGGTGGCACAGGAACGGTAAGTGCACCTGCACAACGGCCTAAAACTACGGCCATGCTGCCCAAGGCACACGTACCCACGCCAGGCTTTACTCCCGATGCGGCCAATGCCTTCCAGAATGGTATGGATGTAGAGCATGAAAAATTCGGTTTCGGAAAAATAATCAGCCTGGAAGGTACTTTGCCGGATGTAAAAGCTACCGTATTTTTTCAGGGCCTGGGCAATAAGCAGTTGCTCTTAAAATTTGCAAAGTTGCGAATTGTGAAATAA